In the Panthera uncia isolate 11264 chromosome D2, Puncia_PCG_1.0, whole genome shotgun sequence genome, one interval contains:
- the NKX1-2 gene encoding NK1 transcription factor-related protein 2, translating to MLAWQDGGAKAAPAHHKISFSVLDILDPQKFTRAALPAVRPAPREAKKSLAEAEAGKDASPGDSARQRETPDAADRGAGATSPLEGSEAEEAEEEEEEEEEAEDAGRRRRRERAARLEADPARSPESRAAALAAGERAPGGLAGSPGSPDSPRPRRRRTEPRCAKPRRARTAFTYEQLVALENKFRATRYLSVCERLNLALSLSLTETQVKIWFQNRRTKWKKQNPGADGAAQAGSGAPQPGAPGTAAAAGSGGSGGSPGAPGPGALPFQTFPSYSAANVLFPAATSFPPTAAAAAAAAAGGPFASFLGPSYLTPFYTPHL from the exons ATGCTGGCATGGCAGGACGGCGGGGCCAAGGCGGCTCCCGCCCACCACAAGATTTCCTTCTCTGTCCTGGACATCCTGGACCCGCAGAAATTCACCCGCGCTGCGCTCCCGGCCGTGCGTCCTGCTCCCCGGGAAGCCAAGAAAAGTTTGGCAGAGGCCGAAGCGGGGAAGGACGCCAGCCCGGGGGACTCAGCTCGGCAGCGGGAGACCCCTG ATGCTGCGGACCGCGGCGCGGGCGCGACGTCCCCCTTGGAGGGCTCGGAGGCCGAGGaggccgaggaggaggaggaggaggaggaggaggccgaggacgcggggcggcggcggcggagggaGCGGGCCGCGCGCCTGGAGGCGGACCCGGCGCGTTCCCCCGAGTCCCGGGCGGCGGCGTTGGCGGCGGGGGAGCGGGCCCCCGGCGGGCTGGCGGGCTCCCCGGGCTCGCCCGACTCCCCGCGGCCGCGGCGCCGGCGCACGGAGCCCCGCTGCGCCAAGCCCAGGCGCGCGCGCACCGCCTTCACCTACGAGCAGCTGGTGGCTTTGGAGAACAAGTTCCGGGCCACGCGCTACCTGTCCGTGTGCGAGCGCCTGAACCTCGCGCTGTCGCTCAGCCTCACTGAGACGCAGGTCAAAATCTGGTTCCAGAACCGCAGGACCAAGTGGAAGAAGCAGAACCCGGGCGCCGACGGTGCGGCGCAGGCGGGGAGCGGCGCGCCCCAGCCCGGGGCGCCCGGAACGGCAGCCGCGGCGGGCAGCGGCGGCTCGGGAGGCAGCCCCGGCGCCCCCGGGCCGGGCGCGCTGCCCTTCCAGACTTTCCCCTCCTACTCGGCGGCCAACGTCCTCTTCCCAGCCGCCACCTCCTTCCCGCCgacggccgccgccgccgccgccgccgccgccgggggcCCCTTTGCGTCCTTCCTCGGACCCTCCTACCTGACCCCTTTCTACACCCCGCACCTATGA